The following coding sequences are from one Rattus norvegicus strain BN/NHsdMcwi chromosome 11, GRCr8, whole genome shotgun sequence window:
- the Tigit gene encoding T-cell immunoreceptor with Ig and ITIM domains has product MHGWMLLVWVQGLTETAFLAAGATAGTMETKGNISAEEGGSVVLQCHFSSDTAEVTQVNWEQRDQLLAVYSVDLGWYVPSVFSDRVVPGPSLGLTFQSLTTNDTGEYFCTYHTYPDGIYKGRIFLKVQESSAHFQIALPGGTMAAVLGLICLMATGVTVLARKKSIRMHSVESGLGRTEAEPQEWNLRILLSPSGPVQTQAAPADLCGEQTEDDYTDPQDYFNVLSYRSLESFIALSKTGQ; this is encoded by the exons ATGCATGGCTGGATGCTCCTGGTCTGGGTCCAGGGGCTGACAGAAACTGCCTTCCTTGCTGCAG GAGCCACAGCAGGCACAATGGAGACAAAGGGGAACATCTCTGCAGAAGAAGGTGGCTCTGTCGTCTTACAATGTCACTTCTCCTCCGACACAGCTGAAGTGACCCAAGTCAACTGGGAGCAGCGGGACCAGCTTCTGGCCGTTTACAGTGTTGATCTGGGGTGGTATGTCCCCTCGGTCTTCAGTGATCGAGTGGTCCCAGGCCCCAGCCTAGGCCTCACCTTCCAGTCACTGACCACGAATGACACAGGAGAATACTTCTGCACCTATCATACCTATCCCGATGGGATTTACAAGGGGAGAATATTCCTGAAGGTCCAGGAAAGCTCAG CTCATTTCCAGATTGCCTTGCCTGGAGGGACCATGGCAGCTGTGTTGGGACTCATTTGCTTAATGGCCACAGGGGTGACTGTACTGGCTAGAAAG AAGTCTATTAGAATGCATTCTGTAGAGAGCGGCCTTGGGAGAACGGAAGCTGAGCCACAGGAATGGAACCTCAGGATTCTCTTATCCCCTAGCGGCCCTGTCCAGACACAAGCTGCCCCTGCTGACCTCTGTGGAGAGCAGACAGAAGATGACTATACTGATCCACAGGACTACTTTAATGTCTTGAGCTACAGAAGCCTAGAGAGCTTCATTGCTTTGTCAAAAACTGGCCAATGA